From the genome of Sulfolobales archaeon:
GATAACGGATTTGTCACAATTTATCTATCTGGAATACCTAGCAATAACACTGTAATCTTACATTATGGAATCGAGAGCGGACCTCAGCAAGCGTGGACTAGTATATATAATGCGAATATGAAGTGGAATGGAAAAAATTTTAGTGTAACTATAGGTCCATTCAATAATGGGACGTGGATTGCGTGGGTCTTTTATGATAATACTACTAACCAGTGGATAAATTACTATAATCATCCATTCTGGAATTGGAACCTTGAAATTAACCCTTCGAATGTAGGGCAAACATATGCTACAGTATTACAAAATGGTTCAATATTAATTACTATGATAGGTAGAGCACCAGACCAAATAGAAATACATTACGGTCTCACGACTGGTCCCAAAACTGGATTACCATGGAGTAACATAACTGATGAATTAATGACTTATAATCCGCTTTGGGGAAACTACACAATACTCATAGGCCCATTTAAACCAGGCCAATGGGTACAATGGGTTTATCACGATTTAAGCCTTAACCAATATTACCACAACGTTTCTGGCACTAATTTCGCAATACAAGACGTATACTCATTCATTCAATACGTTAATTCAGTATATAATAAATTTGTTTATGTTGAAGGACAGAGAGCTGAAATTTACATAACTCTAAATAACGAGTTACAACAGCCAGTTAATTCCGTTCTTTCTCTACAAATAGCTGGTATAGGATATAATATTTCTGCCTATTTGAATCCTGGGATAAATAACATTTCATTTACTCTCAACACTAATAATATTCCTCAAGGAATATATCGTCCATTACTTAACGTTTATGTTAACAATACTCTTCAAAGACAAGCCACCTTACCTCCATTTTACGTTTTAAATGTAACTGGCAAAAAGCCATTAAGCCTCGTTATAGTGTGGAATATGCACCAACCACTTTACGTAGCCCCCAATGGGAGCTGGGAACAGCCGTGGGTTTGGTTACATACTGGACAAGATTTTATGTGGAATGGTAATTTAGTAGGGGCCTATGAATTACAAGCATTATTAATAAAACAGTTTAACGTTAGCGTAACCATAGACTTCACACCAGTACTACTTTACCAGTGGGAGACAATACTTCATGAGAAAAACGCTACTTTTACAGCTAATTTTGGTATAAATACAACCCATGATATTCAAGCAGTTAACTATACTCTAAATCTATATAAAACGTTAATAAAAGAAGGTAAAGTAGAAGTTTTAACTGTACCCTTCTATCATCCATTACAACCACTATTACTTCAAGATGGCTATTGGAGCGATGTTTTAGCTCAGATAAAAATGGGTGAGAACTTAACGCACGAAATCTTCGGAGTATGGGCTAATGGAACATGGACTCCAGAGATGGCCTTCGACATGGATTTAGTAGGTCTTTATAACGAAAGCGGAATTTCGTATACTATCTTAGATCAGCAAGCATTCTTACCTTATGTTACTTTAGTTAAAGGTTCATTAAATC
Proteins encoded in this window:
- a CDS encoding glycoside hydrolase, with the protein product DNGFVTIYLSGIPSNNTVILHYGIESGPQQAWTSIYNANMKWNGKNFSVTIGPFNNGTWIAWVFYDNTTNQWINYYNHPFWNWNLEINPSNVGQTYATVLQNGSILITMIGRAPDQIEIHYGLTTGPKTGLPWSNITDELMTYNPLWGNYTILIGPFKPGQWVQWVYHDLSLNQYYHNVSGTNFAIQDVYSFIQYVNSVYNKFVYVEGQRAEIYITLNNELQQPVNSVLSLQIAGIGYNISAYLNPGINNISFTLNTNNIPQGIYRPLLNVYVNNTLQRQATLPPFYVLNVTGKKPLSLVIVWNMHQPLYVAPNGSWEQPWVWLHTGQDFMWNGNLVGAYELQALLIKQFNVSVTIDFTPVLLYQWETILHEKNATFTANFGINTTHDIQAVNYTLNLYKTLIKEGKVEVLTVPFYHPLQPLLLQDGYWSDVLAQIKMGENLTHEIFGVWANGTWTPEMAFDMDLVGLYNESGISYTILDQQAFLPYVTLVKGSLNPDQPFIVENNLGQTIIVLFRNTTLSNEFGFKFFSQSPQLTAQELIQQLAQIYINNPGGVVTVALDGENPLIFNPSTGPADLYAIYQALSEYQGSWLITQTASEAIATHKPNTVITNLPVSSWDLNLNYWNNGYIGKIDIWQNVSLAREYLVAYTVALGENVSPLVYLPFNETPNSTNLLNTLWNYLYIAEGSDWTWQTGPPAYGPAWFKEQALLYTNTIISIVKNQFSLIKLSSVKLEGNKIRLSIYNGINHTLHLILVINYNSTETAIPITLNPGNNQFKIPLSISGKIEISLYSPVTPAEVGLTLIPISNYGFLISSNQVMVNKGTANNLYIIVVGGSIAVLLAILEIIKKRYL